The DNA sequence AAGAGAGCGCCGGCCTTGTTTTTTATTTCCGGAGGAAAATTAGACTCTTTTACATTGAGGCCTATGCCGATAATTACGGCCTGCACTGAGGAAGTTTCCATATCGATAATTCCCTCGCTTAAAATGCCGCAGATTTTTTTTCCGTTAAGATAAATATCGTTTACCCACTTAATTTGCGGAGTAAAACCAAGAGCCTTTAAGCAGCGGCAGATAACCGTTGCCGAAATTGCCGTGTAAAGAGCGGAAGCGGGTACTTCCTTTTCAGTCCTTGCCGGAATTGAGGGGCAAAAAATCAGACTAAAATATAACCCCGCTCCTCTTGGCGAATAAAAACTGCGTGAAAAGCGGCCTCTCCCGGCACTTTGATGCTCGGCAAAAAGAACCGTTCCGTGAAGGGACTCGGCTCTGCTTGAAGAATTTAAACGCCTTTTTGCCTCGGTATTAGTGGAATCTATTGTCTTAAAAACTTCAACCTTCCCCTTGCAAATAGATTGAGCAAAGGCAGATAGGTTCTTTTCAATTAAAAAAGCATTCAGCACATCTGAAGAGGATTTTAGAATATAGCCCTTGTTTTTTCCGCCTTCAATTTTATAACCTTCATCCCTTAGCTTTTGCACAGCCTTCCAGACGGAAACCCTCGAAAGGCCTAAGTGCAAAGCCGCTTCTTCGCCCGAAAGGGGGCTTCCGTTTTGTTCTATAAGCATATCCAAAAGGATATCACTCGTTGTCCTTGATATAAGTTCTCCCATAAAAGTCCCTATAAATTCATCAAATGGAATTCTAGCATATTTTTCATTTTTTTTCTATTGCAACCTTTTTGGAACAGCTTTGTCTATAACCTTATAAGGTAAATCTATGTTTTATAAAGAATATATAAACTATACTGAAAGCGATGATTGGGAAACCGTACATAATTCTTTTTCAGTCAAAGCTCCCGAGAATTTTAATTTTGCTTATGACATAATAGATAGAATAGCGAAGGAATACCCCGAAAAGGAGGCTCTCGTCTGGTGCGATGAAACCGAAGAAAGGATTTTTTCGTTCGGAGAATTGGCAAAGCAGATAAATAAAACGGCCAACTTTTTTAAGGCGATGGGAATAGGAAGAGGCGACACGGTTTTGCTTTTTTTGCGAAGAAGATACGAGTTTTGGTTTGTTCTTCCTGCCCTGCACAAAATAGGGGCAATAGCCGTTCCCGCAACTGTCCAACTGGCAGCCCACGATATCGAATACCGTATTCAATCAGCCAATATAAAAATGATAATGGCCGTACAAGAAAAAAATTTGCAAGAAGAAATTCAAAAAGCTGCCGAGTCCGCTTATAATAAGCCCCTTCTTGCCTGGGTTCATGACGAAATGGATGGCTGGATTTCCTTTGATGAACTCGTAAAAAATATGAGTGATGAGTTCACTCCTCCCCAAGGAGAAGCCTACCCTTGCGGAAAGGACACCGCTCTTTTGTACTTTACCTCAGGCACTTCGGGTAATCCCAAAATGGTGGAGCATAATTTTTTATATCCGCTTGGGCACATTGCAACCGCAAAATTTTGGCAAAACGTCAAAGAAGGCGGAAGGCATTTAAGCGTTGCCGAAACAGGCTGGGCAAAGGCCATGTGGGGGAAAATTTACGGTCAATGGCTTTGCGGCTGTGCCGTCTTTGTATACGACATGAAAATGTTTATCCCTAAAAACATGCTCGAAAAATTATCAAAATACAGGATAACTTCCTTTTGTGCACCTCCCACCGTTTACAGGTACTTAATCCGCGAAAAAATAGACGATTACGATTTATCCTCATTAGAAGAATGTACAACGGCAGGTGAAGCCCTTAGCATGGACATCTTCACTACCTTTAAAGAAAAGACCGGAATAGAACTGCGGGAAGGCTATGGGCAAACAGAGCTTACCCTCACAACGGGAACCTTCCCCGGCATGAAAATAAAACCCGGCTCGATGGGAAAACCCGCACCCGGCTATGAGATAGATATTATCCGCCCCGACGGATCTTCTTGCAAGGCAGGAGAATCGGGAGAAATCATCTTGCGTTTGGATAAAAAGGTTCCTTTCGGAATGTTCGGAGGCTATTATAAAAATGAAGAAAAAACGGCCGAGGTTTTTAAGGATGGAGTTTACCACACAGGAGACGCCGCCTATAGGGATGAAGACGGTTATTTTTGGTTTGAAAGCCGAACCGATGACCTTATAAAAAGCTCCGGTTTCCGTATAAGCCCCTTTGAGGTGGAGTCGGTTCTTCTCCAGCATCCGGCAGTTTTTGAATGTGCGGTAACAGGCGTGCCCGACCCGAAAAGAGGTCAGGCGGTAAAGGCCTTTGTTGTTTTAAACAAAACCTATCGAGAGAGCCAAGCCTTAGAAAAAGAGCTTATGTTCTTTGCAAAGAAAAATGCGGCCCTCTACAAGGCCCCGCGTTCTCTCGAATTTGTAGAAACTTTGCCTAAAACCCATAACGGCAAGATAAGCCGAGCTGCAATCAGAAGCCGAAAGGATTGATACTTTATAAAGCTTCTATTTCTTTTAGGGTTAAACCTGTCGCTTTTATAATAGAATCTGTGCTAAAACCCATTTCAAGCAAATTTTTTGCCGTTTCGAGTGATTTTTGGTATGAACCCTCGGCAAAGGCTATTTCCCGTTCTTCTGCCCGTTGTACGGCTATATCTGTTTCATAATCATATTCGGCTAGTAACATGTTAATTACCTCCTTGGTCTTGCGCTTTAAATATTCACGCAAAATATTATTTTGTATACATTCTTCAACAGCTTTTTCAAAACCTTTTTGCGGATCTATTTCTTTCCATTTCCTTACCGTTTCTACAAATATACTATATTCCTGCATCATTTTACAGTTTTCCAATATAGGATGACGGTTTTGTTGATTTATGTTTATTACTTTAACAGTTAACTCAAGATTAGTTTCCGTTGTCTTTTCTATAAAAGCATCCGATAGTTTCAGTATTTTATCAGAAGGATAGCTTTCTTCTCCATTGTAAAAGACATAAAACTCTGGAGTTGGAATTTTTAATAGCTTACGGCTGTATTTTTCTTTTGATTCAAATAGAGTTTCATAAAGGCGGCTGACATATTCAAGGCAGCGCAAAGGCATGTTGGGGTTTATCGTTGATTGATGTTCAGCAAGTACTATTATTTTGTTATCCACGAGGTATGATACATCATTGTAAAATGTCATATACAAAACTTGATCAAGGCGGATGTTTTTTAAATCTTCCGTAGCTTTAAGTTCCGTTCCGTGTAAAGCATTATAAAGAGATAAAAAATTCTCTTTTGCTCTTTCATCTTCGCTGAACAAATCAACAAAAACCGAATCCTTGTATTTTCTGTTTGACGTACTCATAGCCGTTTCCTCACTGATTTTATTATAACATAGATTGGCAAGTTTTGTAAGAGAATACATTTTTATTGCAAAATTGATTTCCGCGGCTTCAGAAAAACCGGCCTTGACACACAGGCCGAAAGCAAGTAGACTTTGTTCTATAAAAGTTGTTATGTAGACAGACTGACATAAAAAAGGAGTTTATATGAGAAGAGTTGTAATTACAGGCCTCGGTGCCGTAACCCCCATAGGAAACACCCTGGATGAAACATGGGAAGGAATCAAAGCAGGTAAATGCGGAATCGGAAACATTACCCAATTTGATTGTTCCGATTTTAAGATTCAGATAGCGGCAGAGGTAAAAAACTTTGACGCTTCACAATTTATGGATAAAAAAGATGCCCGTAAAATGGCGCGGTTCACTCAATTTGCCGTAGCCGCAGCTTCACAGGCAATGAAGGACGCAGGCCTTTCAAAAGAAAACATCGATGCAAACCGCACAGGTATAATACTCGGAAACGGTATAGGCGGTTTTGAAATCTACCAAGAAGCCTTTAAAAAATACTTTCAAGTCGCTCCGGATCGTATTCCGCCGATGACTGTTCCTCTTCTTATTCCGAATGAGGCAGCCGGAAACATAAGTATGCAGTTCGGCATAAAGGGCCCGTCTTGGACCTTGGCTACGGCCTGTGCTTCCGGTACCGATGCTCTCGGAAACGCTTTAGACCTTGTCCGCTCAGGAAGGCTCGATGTATGTGTATCGGGCGGTACGGAAGCAACAATTACCGGTTTCGGCATAAGCGGTTTTACGATTTTGCAAACCCTCGCCTCAGGCGATCCTGCCAAGGCTTGCTGTCCCTTCGATAAAAAGCGCTCAGGCTTTGTAATGGGTGAAGGTTCCGGCATTCTCATTCTTGAAGAATATGAACATGCAAAAAAGAGAGGCGCTAAAATATATGCAGAATTTGCAGGCTATGGAGCTTCCTCCGATGCCTACCACTTAACCAGCCCCGACCCCTCAGGTGACGGAGGCGCTTTGGCCATCACCAACGCCCTCGCCGATGCAGGCGTAAAACCTGAAGAAGTTCAATACTATAATGCTCACGGAACCTCGACACCGATTAACGACCCTGCAGAAACGGCCATGATTAAAAAAGCTTTCGGCGACCATGCGTATAAAATGAAGGTTTCTTCAACCAAGTCGATGATAGGCCACTGCTTAGGTGCCGCAGGAGCTCTTGAAGCTATCTTCTGTATAAAGGCAATGGAAGAAGGATTTTATCCCCCGACCATCAACCTAACCGAACCCGACCTTGAAGCAGGATGCGATTTGGACTATGTTCCGAACAAGGGTGTCAAAGGCGAAATAAACTGCGCCGCCTCAGGCTCGCTCGGCTTCGGAGGCCACAACGGTGTCGCCGTCTTCAAAAAGATAAAGTAAGAGCTTTTTAAAAAGCTCTAATCAGATAAGCTAAAACCGAAACAATACATTTAACTTCGGCCCTCGGAATTCCCGTACCGAAGTTAAATGTTCAATTCTAAAAGAAAAAGAAATCGAAGACTTCATAAGAATAAATTTTTCAAATAAATAGGATAAAAAGATTTAATACAAATTATTGACAGAAAGTAATTAATTATTATATAATAGTATAAGTAAGGAAAGTAAGGAGGCGTTTTATGGAGCTTGCAAAACTAACATCTAAGGGTCAGATTACAATTCCGCTTGCGATAAGAAATATGCTCGGATTAAAAACCGGCGATAAAGTTTTTTTTGAAGAAAGCAGAGGAAAAGTTTATATTACAAATGCTTCTCAAATAACTTTAGCAAATATTCAGACTCAAATGCAAGGAGAAGCAGAAAAAGCCGGCTTTCAAACAGAAGATGACGTTATTGCTTATATTAAAGAGCTAAGGAAAAAGAGTTGAGGATTTTCATAGATTCAAACATTGTGATTTCTGCGATACTTTTCCCTGATGGTAAGGTTGCTAAAGTTTTTTCTCATTTGCTTGAAAATCATACGGTAATAATTTCTTCATATACAAAGGAAGAATGCAAAAAAGTTTTTGAAAATAAATTTCCATTTAAAAAAGAGTTATTGGGTATTTTCTTTGATGGAATTACTTTTGAAGAATTTAAGAGTCCCGATACAATTGATGAAAATAAATATCCAAAAGTTCGTGATATAAAAGATTTGCCGGTTCTTGTATCCGCAATTTTATCTGATTCAGATATTTTGATTACGGGAGACAAGGATTTTGAAGATGTAAAAATTGATAAACCGTTAATTTTTACACCATCAAAATATTTCGAATTGATTGCTGAAAAGTATGGATATATTTAGGAGGTAAATATGAAAGCTGCAGACCAAATTGCATCGCAAGCCCCTCGTGGACAAAAAAAGAAGACTTTTTTACAGGAGTTCGAAGTTCGAGTGAAGGACCCCGTAAGAAACAACCCCGACTTATTACGAAAAACAGGATGGATATAAATATGAAATGGTGGCAAATACAATTCCCCGAAGAGGAAACTTCCTCAACACCCCTAGCTATCTCTCCAGATGGGAAAAAAACACTTATAGACTGGATGGAGGCAATCGAATCTAACAGAAGATTTCCATTCCAATACAGACTATCCCCAAAAATGTCATTGGACGACTATATCGCCGATGACTTGGGTGTACCATTATTCTCAGAACAAGTTCGAAATATCATAGATGAATTAATGACAGGCGAGGAAGAAATTGAATGGTACGAAGTGTCCGTAGTTCAGTCAAGAAATCAGTATCGTTATTTTGCTCCAAAATTCACTAGAACTCTTGATATACTTAATGAAGACAGTTCTCTTTATGGGGTGAATAAGAGCATATTGATTAAAGCAGTACTCTCTGCGGAGAAGATAAAAAAATACTCGATTGTCCCAATTGTTGGTTCCTCTGAGGCGTTTTTCTTCCCAACGAGAATAGCGATCTCTGACAGAGTCAAAAAGGCGTTGAAAAAGTCATGAAGGAGCATATTGAGATATCATTTCCAAGTGAAATATCAAACTTAACAAGCCTAGAAATTGATCTGCAGGCTGTAGAAGTTAGGTTTAGTGAGATAGTAGATAAACTTGCGAAAGGACTTGATATAGGAGGAAGATCTTTGGTTATTTCTGTTATGACCAGAGCCTCGGATAGGGTTGGGGTAGCTAAACGTTCTTTTCGCTGGGGAGATCGGTATCGCTTATTTATCTCAATCGCCATTCCTAGTCATAAACAAACTCTATGGGGACTTCGAAAAGTAGAATGGTCTTTATGGAATCCGATATCAGACAGTAGGCACTTTTATTTCGTAGAAGAGATAGATTACTCAAGTTATAATACAATAGAGGACTACATTGTCGACGCAGCGACAAAAGCACTAATTCTACTTTTTACCAAAGGTGTAACATGTGGTGGGCATCGGATTAAATTCAGCAAATGCCCTTTATGACCCCGAACGCAAGCTTCGCAAGTACCTCCAAGGGGGTAAGATCGAGCAGTCGGGCGAGTGGCACTTCGAGTATGACAAGGATGGACAGCTTACCGAGAAGTACAAAGGATCGAACAAAGTGGTGGGACACTACCCGTCGCAGACTCGATATGAACGGTAAGATACTGGAGGAGGTGTACGACAGGAATGCCCCATACAGCGAGCAGATACGCATCCCATTCCTCTTCCAAGGACAGTACTACGACCACGAGACGGAGCTGGCTTACAACCGTTTCAGGTACTACTCACCAGAATTGGGGAGATATATTTCGGAAGACCCGATACGATTTGCTAGTGGAACGTTAGCACTGCATAACTATGTAGAAGATAGCAATAGCTGGCTGGATGTGTTGGGGTTAACATATAAGAGCAAAAAAATAGGTGAGGATGTTAATTCTAGCGTCACGGTATTCTCAAGGCAGAAGGTTGCCCACAATCAAGTAGAAATACATGTTGATAGCCATGGTCCCCATGTACACATCAATCGGGGAACAAAAAAAGAACAGTGTATAAACATATCAGGGTTGACTGTTGGACAGGCACAAGAAAAACTTCCTAAAAAAGTAGCACAGAATTCTCGTGTCCAAGACGCTCTTAAAAAGGCATTGGAGGATTGATGAAAAAAAGAAGCATAACGGTTCGCTATAACGAAGAGGGGATCCCGTATATTACACCCAAGTCAGGTTGTTATCTTTCCTTTCAGATCTCACCTATAGGAGGTGAGATTGAAATTTTGGGTAATGAAATCGGATTACAGCTTCTAGCAAGGAGCATCTTAGGTATAGCTAAAATGGAGGAGGTGGATATGACATATCATATCCACCTAGATGAATTGTACTCCTTAAATGAAGAAGGTAAGAGTTTTGTTATTCGTAAAATAGAGAATGACGATCTTAAGTGAAGAAGTATGGAGAGTAGTAAAATTGCGACTTTCTAGAACGACAAGGTGATAATAAAAAAAAAGAGTACTACTACATACGCTTCTATAATTATACAGACTTAATTAACCATACGTCATCTAATATTGTTTATGACAAGAAAGGCTTTATAAAGAAGCCTATAGAGCTACACTTAAGGACAGATATATCCCAACAGGTATTTATGACAGATAGTAGCTACTTCTTCAACAGGCTATTTTGTACTGATGAGTTTCGAAAAGCTTGCTTGGAAGCTTCTATTTATGGGGTGGAATTTGTGGAAGCGTTAAAAGCTGGAATCTATAAGCCATAATACTCTCAAGATAGTACGACTCGTATTGGGATTGTAGGTAATCCTACTGATTAGAATTATCCGCCGAGTAAGCGAGGCGAAGAAAAGTCATTGGGTTCTTAAATCCTCCCTTAGAGCTATCGCTTGCTCTTGTAGCTTAATGAGGAGCACGGAATACTTCTCGAGCTTGGCGATCATTCGTTGAGCCGTGGCTACGGAGTGGTAGCTGTATCAGCGTCTTCACGGCTTCGTTGTAGAGGATGCCGATCTGCTGGATAGAGGCGATGATGGAAGACAATTCACGGAGATGCTTCTCAGTGGACTTGTCCTTTGTAATAACCTTGAACGGCTCGCCTAAGACTCGGGCTCTCACATAGTCGCTCTTGGTCTTCGCTCCCGACTTTCGGTAGAGCCTCTCGACCTTCTCTTGGAGCAGGATGCGATTTGGACTATGTTCCGAACAAGGGTGTCAAAGGCGAAATAAACTGTGCCGCCTCAGGCTCTCTCGGTTTCGGAGGCCATAACGGCGTTGCCGTCTTTAAAAAGATAAAGTAAGGGCTTTTTAAAAAGCTCTAATCAGATAAGCTAAAACCGTTCAGAATGTATGGACTTCCAACATTTTGAACGGTTTTTTGTTGGTTGAAAAAGACATGGCCTTGGAAATATTTTTTAATCATCAGTATCGTGTATATTAGTTTTCATAATAGCTATTGTCCCTTCTAATGTGGATAATCTGTGTTATGAGTTTTAATCAACATACCCAGACGCAGAGCATCGGGGTACAGTGCTCAATGTTTCTCACTGTATGTTCTCATAAGGTGGTTGCAGTCGGCTTTAATACCCTTTGTTACGACGCAAAGCGTCTGGGTATTAAACCCTCCGCACGAATAAAATCTTGAATTGTCATTTGACCTCTCCCATTATTTGTCCTCTTAAAGATTAGTTTAGTCCGATTCAGTATAATCATTGTTCAGCTATCATTTTATCATTTATCTGCCATACTGCATAGCCATGCTGAGTTAGATTTTGCTATGGCTTTTACTCTGTAACTATGGGTACATTCTCTGGCTTGTAGACACAAATGCTTTTTTCTTACTTGAAAAAAATAAGGTATTGATGTAGGATTAAGGATGAAGAAGTTTTGTTAAGAATATAATCTAAATAGGAGACAGCAAAAATGGATAATTGTATATTTTGTAAAATTATTAAAGGCGAAATACCCGCAAGTAAGATTTATGAAGATGATGATTGCTTAGCATTTTTGGATATTCAGCCTGTAAACGCAGGCCATGTATTAATAATTCCCAAAATACACGAACAATACATATATAAAATCGATGACAAGATAACATCTAAAATGTTTATGGTAACAAATAAAATTAACAAAGCAATACGTCAGTCTAAAATAAAATGTGAAGGTATTAACTATTTTTTAGCAGATGGAGAAGCGGCCTTTCAAGAAGTGAGCCATGCTCATATACACTGTTTCCCAAGATATAAAGATGACGGATTTAAACTACAGTTTTCTGGAAGGTACTATAATCACAAGCCGAATAGAGAAGAATTAGAAAGAGTAGCTAAGGAAATACGAGAAAATTTATAAAGTAAAACAGTATACCTTTATAATTTTTTGTGTGTGCTATAGCAATACTTTAAGCATGGAGAAAAAATGGAAAAAATAAAATCATTGTTTGATTTATACAATCGTAAAGAAACCGGCTTATCAAGAACTTTGGCTTGCTTATTTTATTCTGACTATAGGGTAATTCGAGAAATTATAAAAGGCGAAAACTTTAAATTTAAAAAGGAAGATGTTAAGACACTAGAAGTTTATTATGAGCCCAGTTTTGGTTCTGCACGTTTTGATATCCTTTGTTTAAGCAAGAATTATGCAATAGTTATAGAAACTAAAATAGGGCTAAGCACTGTTGGACAAGATCAAATGAATAGGTATTTAAAAATTCTTGAAAATTACAGTCAGCCGAAAAAGATTCTTATATTGCTAACACAGTATAATAATCAAATTGAATTTTCAGCAAACACTAATGTAAAGATTCTGTATAAAGAATGGAAAGAAATATATGAAGTAATCAAAAAATACAACATAACTATAAATATCGCAGATGAATTTGATAGTTATCTTACAGGGAGTCAAAATATGAAAATATCGGATATAGACATATGGGCGGTTGTCATCAATAAAGATGCTGAGATCAAAAGAATAGAGGAAGACCTTGTTTATAGAAATGACAATTATCACCAACCAATATTTATCGGGATTCGTGAATGGGATACAGATGCAAAAAAAGTATTGATAAAAAAATTATATCCCGTAAAAGAAATTATACCGCCTAAAACCCCTCGTTCTCGTATTTATAATTCTGATGATGATAAAGCATACATCTATGTTTTGGATAATCCGCTAATATTGGAAAAACCAATATATAAAAAATTCAATCAAAATTCAGCTATAAGCGTAAGTTTTTCTGATCTAGAATTTGCATAATATACACTTCCCGATAATAATTTGTTATTTTACCGGCACCTTGTACTTTCTACCTAAAAGATATACAATAATGCTAATATAATATTCATAAGCGTAGGAGATATAAAATGAAAAAAATATCGTTTGAATTAATCAAAAAAATTGATTTTGTGTTAATTTTTATTTTCTTTATTTTGGGAATTATTACATGGGTTATTGTTATGATAGATGCATTTGGCCCATTTGGCCGCCATACCGTATCAAATGCAGTAACAATTGTTGAAGACGATACAAAAGAGGAGATACGGGAATATATAGAATTCAATAAAAAGCTAAAAGATGTTTTTATTTTTAATCTTAAAAGCTCAAAAATAAAAGCTGATGGATTATATGACGATATACCTGAATTATCCTTTAAATCGAGTTCAAGTTTTTTAGGAAAAACATATAACGAAGGAATCACCAACTTTATCTTTATAAAAGATACAAGTTATGAAGAGTATAAATTATTTGACTCAAATATTTTTATATATAAATATAGATTTGCTGAAGAAAAAACCAGAAATGATATTTATTGCGATAAAAATATTTATGCTGTTGTAAATGAAGACACAAATGATGATAAGACTCTAAATTCGGAAGATAATATAGCCTTATATATTTCCGACTATGACGGTAAAAATTTAATTAAAATTTCAAACTCGGTATATAAAGTTAGAATTACAGACAATAACCAACTTTTATTTACTGAATATGACGGAAGCCTTTTGACATTCTTTTTGTATGATCTTAATTTAAATAAAAAAACTAAATTAAAGTCAGCCGAACAAGAAACTCCGGAGAAATATATTTCTTTCTATTGATAAGATTAGCAGAGTTATGCTTAAAATAGCCGTCATCGAAGATAATGAAGTTCAATCCAGACTCCTAAAAGACTATGCAAACAAATGGGCAAATAAAAATAATCTTTTGCCGGAAATTAAACTTTTTTCTTCAGGCGAACAGTTTTGGTTTGAGTTTGAAGAGCTTTCCGATATAGATATAATCTTATTGGATATACAGATGTCTAGGATAAGCGGTATCGAACTTGCAAAGAAAATAAGAAAAACAAAAAGCGATGCCGTTATCATCTTCATAACAGGTATACCCGATTATATGCAGGAAGGCTATGATGTCGAAGCCCTGCACTATCTTTTAAAACCTGTAAAAAAAGAAAAACTTTTTGATTGCTTGGATAGAGCCTTAAAAAAACAGGATAAAGTTAAAGAAGAAAATTTTGTATTTTCCTGCGAAGGTTGCCTTACAACATTAAAGCAATCTGAAATTGTTTTTATAGAATCTATTTCGCATAATCTAAAAATAAAAACTTTAAAAAGCGAGTACATAACAAGGATGAATTTATCGGAGGCGGAAGAAAAGTTAAATTCCAAACTATTTGTAAAAACCCACAGAGCCTTTATCGCAAACCTGATGCACATAAGGCAGCTTCAAAAAGACAGGGCCGTCCTTGCGGATAATACTTTAATTCCGATAAGCCGCAGGGAATATAAAAATGTCAACACCCTCTTTATCGGCTTTTTTACCCAAGGAGAAACCTGATGTTCATTTTTATACTTGTTTTAAGCTCAGTCCTTTTGCTGTTTATACTTCTGTACTTTTTAATTAAAAGAGCCGTCAATAAGCGTTTTGATGATTTTGAAAACGGCCTTATCAATAAATATTACGAGGATGTAGATTCCATCTATAAAAAAATGCGCGGCTGGCGGCATGACTTTCATAATCATATTCAGGTTATGAAGGCCTATCTCGAATTTAAAAACTATGATGAACTTGAAAGCTATTTAAACAATCTAACTGAAGATTTGATTAAGGTAGACAGTGTAATCAAAACCGGAAACCTGATGAGCGATGCAATCTTAAATACGAAGGCAGCTATCGCTCTTTCCCATGATATAAAACTAAACATAAAAGCCTCCATTCCTCAAAACATAGCTTTAAGCGACCTTGAACTTTGCGTAATAATAGGAAACCTTTTTGACAATGCCATTGAAGGTGCTTTAAGCCTAAAAGAAAAAGAGAAAAGATTTATAAGGGTGTACATAAGAAAATTAAACGACAACCTCTATATCTCGTTTACAAATTCTTGCGAGGGCCGCCGCAAAAAGACCCAAGGAAAATTTCTTACAACAAAAGAAGGTAAAGATCACGGCTTCGGCTCAGGCCGCATCGATGCAATAGTAAAAAAATATTCCGCCTTTATAAACCGCCAAAGCGAAGAGGGCGCCTTCGCCGTCGAACTCATGTTTCCGCTTGTTTTGCTCCCTAATCTTCCGAATGTTTTATAGTCAAAAACTAAACATTTCAAACTACATATGTATCGATTTGATTTTTTCTTTTATATTTTTTAATAGAAAGTAATTTGTACTTGATAAATTTTATTTTTTAGACTATACTGAGAAATAATTTAAGGAGGTTCTTAATGGCTGTCGCATCTTTGGTATTGGGTATTATTGCCCTTGTAATCGGAGTAGTTTCCGGAGGCTCTCTTGGTTGGTTTGGCTCAATTCTTGCAATTCTAGGTATAATTTTCGGTGCACTTGGCAGAAAAAATCCTGAATCTAAGGGTATTTCGACCGCGGGTCTTGTTTTGTCCATTATAGCTCTGCTGCTGGGAGTTATATTATGGATCGCATGCTTTGCGTGCCTTGCAGGAACTGCAGCTGCTTTATCAACTATGTAA is a window from the Treponema denticola genome containing:
- a CDS encoding Imm32 family immunity protein produces the protein MKKRSITVRYNEEGIPYITPKSGCYLSFQISPIGGEIEILGNEIGLQLLARSILGIAKMEEVDMTYHIHLDELYSLNEEGKSFVIRKIENDDLK
- a CDS encoding HIT family protein is translated as MDNCIFCKIIKGEIPASKIYEDDDCLAFLDIQPVNAGHVLIIPKIHEQYIYKIDDKITSKMFMVTNKINKAIRQSKIKCEGINYFLADGEAAFQEVSHAHIHCFPRYKDDGFKLQFSGRYYNHKPNREELERVAKEIRENL
- a CDS encoding PD-(D/E)XK nuclease family protein encodes the protein MEKIKSLFDLYNRKETGLSRTLACLFYSDYRVIREIIKGENFKFKKEDVKTLEVYYEPSFGSARFDILCLSKNYAIVIETKIGLSTVGQDQMNRYLKILENYSQPKKILILLTQYNNQIEFSANTNVKILYKEWKEIYEVIKKYNITINIADEFDSYLTGSQNMKISDIDIWAVVINKDAEIKRIEEDLVYRNDNYHQPIFIGIREWDTDAKKVLIKKLYPVKEIIPPKTPRSRIYNSDDDKAYIYVLDNPLILEKPIYKKFNQNSAISVSFSDLEFA
- the atcR gene encoding response regulator transcription factor AtcR, producing the protein MLKIAVIEDNEVQSRLLKDYANKWANKNNLLPEIKLFSSGEQFWFEFEELSDIDIILLDIQMSRISGIELAKKIRKTKSDAVIIFITGIPDYMQEGYDVEALHYLLKPVKKEKLFDCLDRALKKQDKVKEENFVFSCEGCLTTLKQSEIVFIESISHNLKIKTLKSEYITRMNLSEAEEKLNSKLFVKTHRAFIANLMHIRQLQKDRAVLADNTLIPISRREYKNVNTLFIGFFTQGET
- the atcS gene encoding histidine kinase AtcS, with product MFIFILVLSSVLLLFILLYFLIKRAVNKRFDDFENGLINKYYEDVDSIYKKMRGWRHDFHNHIQVMKAYLEFKNYDELESYLNNLTEDLIKVDSVIKTGNLMSDAILNTKAAIALSHDIKLNIKASIPQNIALSDLELCVIIGNLFDNAIEGALSLKEKEKRFIRVYIRKLNDNLYISFTNSCEGRRKKTQGKFLTTKEGKDHGFGSGRIDAIVKKYSAFINRQSEEGAFAVELMFPLVLLPNLPNVL